In Colletotrichum lupini chromosome 6, complete sequence, a single window of DNA contains:
- a CDS encoding acyl-CoA dehydrogenase domain-containing protein: MYRNALRTCATRCAAKRTLPAARTFASASDGPVFNWEDPLNAKNLLTEEEVAISETAERYCQERMLPRVLQAYRDEQYDQKILEEMGELGLLGATIEGYGCAGVSTVAGGLITKAVERVDSGYRSGMSVQSSLVMGGIAEFGTEEQKERFLPKMATGKMLGAFGLTEPNHGSDPGSMETTAKPHPTKEGYYSLSGAKTWITNSPIADVLMVWAKLQETGKIRGFLVERSQCPPGTLETPAIKNKNGLRASITGMIQLDDVPVPKENMFPSVEGLRGPFSCLNSARYGISLGVIGALEDCIARARTYSLERKQFKGNPIAKYQLVQKKLADAATDAAYGTVAAIQVGRLKDEGKATPEMISMVKRQNCDRALQNARVLQEIFGGNAVSDEYGIGRHVANLFVTQTYEGQSDIHSLILGRAITGIQAFV; encoded by the exons ATGTATCGCAACGCCTTGAGAACATGCGCGACACGATGCGCCGCAAAGCGTACCTTGCCCGCCGCGAGAACCTTCGCTTCCGCCTCCGATGGCCCGGTCTTCAACTGGGAGGATCCCTTGAACGCAAAGAACCTCCTGACTGAGGAGGAGGTCGCCATTTCTGAGACAGCTGAGCGATACTGCCAGGAGCGCATGCTGCCGCGTGTCCTTC AGGCCTACCGCGACGAGCAATATGACCAAAAGATCCTTGAGGAGATGGGCGAACTGGGGCTCCTCGGAGCAACAATTGAGGGCTATGGATGCGCCGGTGTCTCTACCGTTGCCGGAGGACTCATCACAAAGGCCGTTGAGAGAGTCGACAGTGGCTACCGTTCCGGCATGTCCGTCCAGTCGTCGCTGGTCATGGGTGGCATCGCGGAGTTCGGTACCGAGGAGCAAAAGGAGAGATTCCTGCCAAAGATGGCCACAGGAAAGATGCTCGGCGCGTTTGGTTTGACAGAGCCCAACCACGGCAGCGACCCCGGCTCCATGGAGACGACGGCCAAGCCTCACCCGACCAAGGAGGGCTACTACTCTCTTTCTGGTGCCAAGACGTGGATCACAAACTCGCCCATTGCCGATGTGTTGATGGTCTGGGCGAAGCTACAAGAAACGGGCAAGATCAGAGGGTTCCTAGTTGAACGGTCCCAGTGTCCGCCCGGTACTCTCGAGACACCAGCTATCAAGAACAAGAATGGCCTGCGAGCCTCCATCACAGGCATGATCCAGCTCGACGACGTCCCCGTCCCTAAGGAAAACATGTTCCCCTCGGTCGAAGGACTGCGAGGCCCATTCTCGTGCCTCAACAGCGCGAGATACGGTATCTCCCTGGGCGTCATTGGTGCCCTTGAGGACTGCATTGCCCGCGCCAGGACGTACTCACTCGAGCGAAAGCAGTTTAAGGGTAACCCCATCGCTAAGTACCAACTCGTACAGAAGAAGCTGGCAGACGCTGCGACGGACGCGGCCTACGGTACCGTGGCCGCGATCCAGGTCGGCAGACTCAAGGACGAGGGCAAGGCGACGCCCGAGATGATCAGCATGGTCAAGCGCCAGAACTGCGATCGGGCGCTGCAGAATGCGCGCGTGCTGCAAGAGATCTTTGGTGGTAATGCTGTCAGTGATGAGTATGGCATTGGCCGTCACGTCGCCAACCTTTTCGTGACGCAGACGTACGAGGGACAGAGTGATATTCACA GTCTCATTCTGGGTCGTGCTATCACTGGTATCCAAGCCTTCGTGTAA
- a CDS encoding ubiquitin-conjugating enzyme: MALKRINKELTDLGRPRRQVGPSRAGSSSTRTAATFQLIRTTDVEGDGGIKPTSTIPKMHNADLFSLTVTRPLPALPAPSAKICRARDHGFSFHWQATIMGPHVANIYVQGDSPYSGGVFFLAIHFPTDYPFKPPKVNFTTRIYHPNINSNGSICLDILRDQWSPALTISKVLLSICSMLTDPNPDDPLVPEIAHVYKTDRARYEATAREWTRNSGVRLGHGHCSALRFGISFVSPAHRRRFGRRNKTLDGGLAFSRRGYAGNVDRRRTNQTVSSTGTTYGFSYGKASCSYCIDAALLRTFWLTPQKRRLVVIVTNYPRCLDDEEYFWLTRDAARTGFLPE, from the exons ATGGCTCTTAAGCGCATTAACAAGGAGCTCACTGATCTCGGCCG CCCGAGACGTCAGGTGGGGCCATCGAGAGCGGGGTCTTCTTCAACAAGGACTGCTGCAACTTTTCAGCTCATTCGGACCACTGATGTTGAGGGTGATGGCGGCATCAAGCCGACGAGTACGATTCCAAAGATGCACAATGCTGACCTCTTTTCTTTGACAGTGACCCGCCCTCTTCCTGCTCTGCCGGCCCCGTCGGCGAAGATCTG CCGAGCACGAGATCACGGATTCTCA TTCCACTGGCAAGCGACGATTATGGGACCC CATGTGGCTAACATTTACGTTCAGGGCGACTCTCCCTACTCTGGCGGCGTCTTCTTCCTCGCCATCCACTTCCCTACCGACTACCCCTTCAAGCCGCCCAAAGTCAACTTCACCACTCGCATCTACCACCCCAACATCAACTCCAACGGCAGCATTTGCTTAGATATTCTGCGTGACCAGTGGAGCCCGGCGTTGACCATCTCCAAGG TCTTGCTGTCCATCTGCTCAATGCTGACGGACCCCAACCCCGACGACCCTCTGGTGCCCGAGATTGCACACGTCTACAAGACGGACCGCGCCAGATACGAGGCCACTGCTCGCGAGTGGACTCGCAA CTCTGGCGTACGATTAGGTCATGGTCATTGCTCTGCGTTGCGGTTTGGGATCTCTTTCGTTTCACCAGCACACAGAAGACGGTTCGGCCGTCGAAACAAAACACTTGACGGCGGATTGGCATTCTCGAGAAGAGGTTACGCGGGCAATGTGGATAGAAGGCGGACCAATCAGACAGTTAGCAGCACAGGTACCACGTACGGGTTTTCATACGGCAAGGCTTCATGTTCCTACTGCATTGACGCTGCATTGCTGCGTACGTTTTGGTTGACACCTCAGAAGAGACGACTGGTAGTCATC GTTACCAACTACCCTCGATGCTTGGATGACGAGGAATACTTTTGGCTGACGAGG